One Thermicanus aegyptius DSM 12793 DNA segment encodes these proteins:
- a CDS encoding YmaF family protein: protein MEIPIAGFLYEHENEDEHRHELMITSWNGRPVHLHPFAGITSYEVGHRHRYSGVTEPAPSGVPHTHRYEAVTSFNDGHTHVIRGVTGPAIPVPGGGHIHYFEGVTTVNGHIPHTHTYSGRTGIA from the coding sequence ATGGAAATACCTATCGCAGGATTTCTGTATGAACATGAGAATGAGGATGAACACCGGCATGAATTGATGATTACCTCATGGAACGGGAGACCTGTCCATCTTCATCCGTTTGCCGGAATCACGTCCTATGAAGTGGGGCATCGGCACAGGTACTCCGGTGTAACGGAACCGGCCCCGAGTGGTGTGCCCCACACCCATCGGTATGAAGCGGTTACCTCTTTTAATGATGGACATACCCATGTGATCCGGGGGGTAACCGGACCGGCCATCCCTGTGCCTGGAGGAGGCCATATCCATTATTTTGAAGGAGTAACCACAGTGAATGGACACATCCCTCATACGCACACCTACAGTGGTCGGACGGGGATCGCTTGA
- a CDS encoding FkbM family methyltransferase: MIRPVYYVEDHTVLTALYYGPKIYLDPRDIIQANIMYYGFWEKWVSDAFLDRLKPGMTVLDIGAHCGYYSLLAAMKVGKSGKVHAFEPNAKMVENVKKSLMINGFRQVDWHPLALSDQAGTARLVVPETGGGALIATEASEHQQVDTVILSDYLPECKADVIKIDVDGSEPRILNSLYKLIERSDHPTIFMEYCPVLWRMQSFDPKERLQNFIHFGYAFYVLEHNGNRTSIDFDQLIAFDRNEHLDLLIKKA; encoded by the coding sequence ATGATTAGACCCGTTTATTATGTGGAGGATCACACCGTTCTCACGGCTTTGTACTACGGGCCGAAGATCTATTTGGATCCAAGGGACATTATTCAAGCAAACATCATGTATTATGGTTTTTGGGAAAAATGGGTTAGCGATGCGTTTCTCGATCGTTTAAAACCCGGCATGACGGTATTGGATATAGGCGCGCATTGCGGTTATTATTCTTTGCTGGCGGCAATGAAGGTCGGAAAGAGCGGAAAAGTTCATGCGTTTGAACCGAATGCCAAAATGGTTGAAAACGTGAAAAAGAGCCTCATGATAAACGGTTTTCGCCAGGTAGACTGGCATCCCTTGGCGTTATCTGATCAGGCCGGGACGGCACGGCTTGTTGTTCCGGAAACCGGGGGAGGCGCTCTGATTGCGACGGAAGCTTCGGAACATCAACAGGTCGATACCGTGATTTTATCCGACTACTTGCCGGAGTGTAAGGCGGATGTGATCAAGATCGATGTGGACGGGTCGGAACCTCGGATCCTGAATTCTTTGTATAAACTGATCGAACGCTCCGACCATCCCACCATTTTTATGGAGTATTGTCCCGTTCTCTGGCGGATGCAGAGCTTCGATCCGAAGGAACGTCTACAAAACTTCATTCATTTTGGTTATGCCTTTTACGTTTTGGAACATAACGGAAACCGGACTTCGATCGACTTTGATCAGTTGATTGCTTTCGATCGAAACGAACATCTTGACCTGCTCATAAAAAAAGCGTAA
- a CDS encoding M15 family metallopeptidase, producing MSKKRKRYRFFEMLLFLLIGAFFFLLFYGWGVHFIGKGASPDREKPEGEAPLEQDMSFGDTSSPAKTAEVEGLEIRADHGFLPPGGEEKLTLVATFADQRQEQIDSEGINYEMMDPNLGSIRKGGIVRVSPEAKTGDVLTVKAAYKGKIAEIQLMVRYSLEDTIKVDQTGKTVVTNLDDPVILVNKERNLPNDYIPSDLVPLKIPFSFQEESPKKSLRKEAAEALEALFKKAAEEDMNLTGVSGFRSYSMQKSIYENKIKTMGEEAAGRISAFPGQSEHQTGLAIDISSTSVGNRLVENFGETKEGKWLAEHAPDFGFIIRYPKGKEEITGYSYEPWHIRYVGVNVAKEIAKRKITLDEFFALDTFETTQ from the coding sequence TTGTCAAAAAAGAGAAAGAGATATCGTTTTTTTGAAATGCTTCTTTTTCTCCTGATCGGGGCTTTTTTTTTCCTATTGTTTTATGGCTGGGGCGTTCATTTTATAGGGAAGGGGGCCTCCCCCGATAGAGAGAAGCCAGAAGGAGAAGCACCTCTTGAGCAGGATATGTCCTTTGGGGATACCTCCTCTCCGGCAAAAACCGCCGAAGTGGAAGGGTTAGAGATTCGTGCAGATCATGGATTCCTGCCGCCTGGGGGAGAAGAAAAGTTAACTTTAGTCGCTACCTTTGCGGATCAGCGGCAGGAGCAAATCGACAGCGAAGGGATCAATTATGAGATGATGGACCCCAACTTGGGCAGCATACGAAAAGGTGGAATCGTGCGGGTCTCTCCTGAGGCCAAAACGGGGGATGTGCTCACCGTAAAGGCCGCTTACAAAGGAAAAATCGCAGAGATACAATTGATGGTCCGGTATTCCTTGGAAGATACGATCAAAGTAGATCAAACGGGGAAAACGGTCGTTACCAACTTGGACGACCCCGTGATTTTGGTGAACAAGGAGAGGAATCTCCCCAACGACTACATCCCCTCCGATTTGGTGCCCTTAAAAATTCCCTTCTCCTTCCAAGAGGAGAGCCCGAAGAAGAGTTTGAGGAAAGAAGCGGCCGAAGCGCTGGAAGCTTTATTTAAAAAGGCGGCGGAAGAAGATATGAATCTCACAGGTGTTTCAGGGTTCCGCTCCTATTCGATGCAGAAATCGATTTATGAGAATAAGATAAAGACGATGGGGGAAGAGGCGGCGGGCCGGATCAGTGCCTTCCCAGGGCAGAGCGAGCATCAGACCGGGTTAGCCATTGACATTTCCAGCACGAGCGTAGGGAATCGGTTGGTGGAGAACTTCGGGGAGACAAAGGAAGGGAAGTGGCTGGCGGAACATGCCCCCGATTTTGGATTTATCATCCGTTACCCCAAAGGAAAAGAAGAGATTACGGGTTATTCCTACGAACCTTGGCATATCCGCTATGTGGGGGTTAACGTGGCGAAGGAAATCGCGAAGCGGAAGATCACCCTGGATGAGTTTTTCGCTTTAGATACGTTTGAAACCACTCAATAA
- a CDS encoding aldo/keto reductase: protein MKRMPLAERGISTSRLVLGCMSFGGEWSRNEITEEDILQAERAVDAALSIGISMFDHANIYTRGKAEETFGRVLKRKPGLREKIVIQSKCGIRFAEGSVPGRYDFSKEHILKEVDGSLQRLGIEYLDVLLLHRPDPLMDPEEVAEALGKLKSSGKVRYFGVSNMNAAQIRFLQQALPDRIAVNQLELSLARLDFLDEGVHVNQKAGTAVHFSEGLLEHCQMEKIQIQAWGPLAQGRFSGRPLTDEPENIRKTAHLVQQMASEKETTPEAIVLGWLMKHPAMIQPVIGTANPDRIVACKDAERQSQLMTREEWYTLYVSSRGKALP, encoded by the coding sequence ATGAAAAGGATGCCGTTAGCCGAACGGGGGATCTCCACCAGTCGGCTTGTTCTTGGGTGCATGTCGTTCGGAGGAGAATGGAGTCGAAATGAGATTACAGAAGAGGATATTCTTCAAGCGGAAAGGGCGGTTGATGCGGCGCTCTCAATCGGCATCTCTATGTTCGATCATGCCAATATTTATACGAGGGGGAAAGCGGAGGAGACCTTCGGCCGCGTGTTGAAAAGAAAACCCGGATTAAGGGAAAAAATCGTGATTCAATCAAAGTGCGGAATTCGTTTCGCCGAAGGGTCGGTTCCCGGACGGTACGACTTCTCTAAGGAACATATTTTAAAGGAAGTGGACGGAAGCTTGCAACGGCTTGGGATTGAGTATTTGGATGTCCTGCTTCTCCATCGCCCCGACCCGTTGATGGATCCGGAAGAGGTGGCGGAAGCGTTAGGAAAGCTAAAATCTTCAGGCAAAGTGCGTTATTTTGGCGTCTCCAACATGAACGCGGCCCAAATACGCTTCTTACAGCAGGCACTACCGGATCGCATAGCGGTTAACCAGCTTGAACTCAGCTTGGCTCGATTGGACTTTCTGGACGAAGGTGTCCACGTGAATCAAAAAGCCGGAACAGCGGTCCATTTTTCCGAAGGACTGTTGGAGCATTGTCAAATGGAAAAAATCCAGATTCAAGCTTGGGGGCCCCTCGCACAAGGGAGATTCTCCGGACGGCCGCTCACGGACGAACCGGAAAATATACGGAAAACAGCGCACCTCGTTCAGCAAATGGCTTCCGAAAAAGAAACAACCCCGGAAGCCATCGTCCTGGGCTGGTTGATGAAGCATCCTGCCATGATCCAGCCGGTGATTGGCACCGCCAATCCGGATCGCATAGTAGCCTGTAAAGATGCCGAAAGACAATCACAGCTCATGACCCGAGAGGAATGGTACACCCTTTATGTAAGTTCACGGGGGAAAGCTCTTCCGTAA
- a CDS encoding MFS transporter: MGRLLHNRHFVILWLGQTVSAIGTPFTMLAMAWFVYTLTGSKAATGGILLAEAIPLVLFRLFAGVLVDRWDRRTTMLVTDLIRTAALLTPVFLYASGTLQLWHLFIVNIILGIAEAFFQPASFAFLPSLVRKEELLNANSLLNTSIHGSALLGPILAGIFISSFGAPNALLVDAITFAVSTLTLFLLPSRPIPRESRVHLFRELVEGFAFYRENRGLIWLLGLAATSNFGGGMILALFVPFCVELLHVSADGVGIVQSSAGIGMLIGSLVGPLLAPFSKKSVMLGAHAFSGVSILALFFANTLWYAVGFVGGFGLGVAIWNTFSGIIYQQRVPDSLRGRVQSVRLLVAQGSIPLGMAVSATVAEWIGLRGVLVLIGIAILFSALIAWFASSLQFLEEKGQKAAVEINAPNE; this comes from the coding sequence ATGGGCAGATTGCTTCACAATCGGCATTTCGTCATCTTATGGCTGGGTCAAACGGTGTCTGCGATCGGCACTCCCTTCACCATGTTGGCGATGGCATGGTTTGTCTACACCCTGACCGGATCAAAGGCGGCGACGGGAGGGATATTATTGGCGGAGGCGATTCCCCTTGTTCTTTTTCGCCTGTTTGCAGGGGTGCTGGTGGATCGGTGGGATAGGCGTACGACGATGTTGGTTACCGATCTGATTCGAACCGCAGCCTTGCTGACTCCCGTTTTTCTGTATGCGTCAGGCACGTTGCAGCTATGGCATTTATTTATCGTCAATATAATACTGGGTATCGCAGAAGCTTTCTTCCAACCGGCCTCCTTTGCGTTTCTTCCTTCATTGGTTCGGAAAGAAGAATTGTTAAACGCCAATAGTTTACTGAATACTTCCATCCACGGATCGGCTCTTCTCGGTCCCATCCTCGCCGGGATCTTTATCTCAAGTTTTGGTGCCCCGAATGCTCTCTTGGTTGATGCGATCACCTTTGCCGTTTCTACTCTCACATTATTCCTGTTACCTTCCCGTCCCATTCCAAGGGAATCTCGGGTTCATCTTTTCCGTGAGTTGGTTGAGGGATTCGCATTTTATCGGGAGAATAGGGGCCTCATCTGGTTATTGGGGCTTGCCGCCACCAGCAATTTTGGCGGAGGAATGATCCTCGCTCTTTTTGTTCCTTTTTGCGTGGAGTTGTTGCATGTAAGTGCCGACGGAGTGGGAATCGTCCAATCCTCCGCGGGAATCGGAATGCTGATCGGCAGTTTGGTGGGCCCATTGCTGGCTCCGTTTTCGAAAAAGTCGGTGATGCTTGGAGCTCATGCTTTTTCGGGGGTCTCCATCCTCGCTCTCTTTTTTGCAAACACTTTATGGTATGCCGTTGGATTTGTAGGCGGATTTGGACTTGGCGTAGCGATTTGGAATACCTTTTCAGGGATCATTTATCAGCAACGGGTTCCGGATTCCTTAAGGGGGAGGGTACAAAGCGTGCGGTTGTTAGTCGCCCAGGGGAGCATACCCTTAGGGATGGCGGTAAGCGCAACCGTCGCGGAGTGGATTGGGCTTAGGGGAGTATTGGTGCTGATCGGCATAGCCATCTTATTTTCAGCCCTAATCGCTTGGTTTGCCTCTTCCCTTCAGTTTCTCGAGGAAAAGGGTCAAAAGGCGGCTGTCGAAATCAACGCCCCGAATGAATAG
- a CDS encoding methyl-accepting chemotaxis protein — protein MERVKRINFLLFLILAFSLFFIGWVDLVWWQKVVLIFVDLIILGYVVIKDREMRKTELQLEALESTKQKMIYDIQVAADRLSGVMEEVNRHILGLQQSADLSQEREISLQEKSGFAKERIETAFEKMNHVTETAHQLHGLMDQMDEGMTETKGVVAEVAEYLNTTDRVMEALTTSNHLVQEKIDELIRHLSSIEELNHFLVKIVGETSMLSINASIEAARTGEHGKGFTVVASRMKQLANQSKEALERSSSLIEEVTGRIKEVTEAVEKEKEGVKRGLSVIADVKRRIGLILNSVIQVNEKVERAVGAVYKQEEMIQKTAVELQSAVEIINETIKMVGLTLTQVKEQRGQINALKDVNSNLLKESEELKQSISSHMDKKEILLDSFAEKLEHMKSSLLEMTKKPEILSLDPDLHARLLKSFLKEHPDLSAIWSNRADGTFIFSEPAAGLLNAKQREWWQGAMREGFFVSRVYVSAITKLPCITVSAAISNPAGERIGVLGVDLSV, from the coding sequence ATGGAACGTGTGAAGAGAATAAACTTTCTATTATTCCTGATTCTAGCATTCTCTCTTTTTTTTATAGGATGGGTTGATCTCGTTTGGTGGCAAAAAGTCGTATTGATATTCGTTGATTTAATCATTTTAGGCTATGTGGTCATTAAAGACCGGGAGATGAGAAAAACCGAGTTACAACTGGAAGCGTTAGAAAGCACCAAACAAAAGATGATCTACGATATTCAAGTGGCTGCAGACCGTCTAAGCGGGGTAATGGAGGAAGTAAATCGCCATATTCTTGGATTGCAGCAATCTGCAGATCTCTCCCAAGAGCGGGAAATCTCTCTTCAGGAAAAAAGTGGATTCGCCAAGGAACGCATAGAGACCGCTTTTGAGAAGATGAATCATGTAACGGAAACGGCACACCAGCTGCATGGCCTAATGGATCAAATGGATGAGGGCATGACCGAAACAAAGGGCGTGGTGGCGGAAGTTGCCGAATATCTAAATACCACGGATCGGGTCATGGAGGCACTGACAACATCCAATCATTTGGTGCAGGAAAAGATCGATGAACTGATTCGCCATCTTTCTTCCATCGAAGAATTAAATCATTTTTTGGTCAAAATTGTTGGGGAAACTTCGATGCTTTCCATCAACGCATCCATCGAAGCGGCGAGAACCGGGGAACATGGAAAAGGCTTTACCGTCGTGGCTTCACGGATGAAACAGTTGGCCAATCAGAGCAAAGAGGCATTGGAGCGCTCCTCCTCTTTAATCGAAGAGGTGACGGGGCGTATTAAAGAAGTGACGGAAGCGGTTGAAAAAGAGAAAGAAGGGGTGAAACGGGGCTTATCGGTCATCGCCGACGTGAAACGGAGAATCGGCCTTATTTTAAACAGCGTCATCCAGGTTAATGAGAAGGTGGAGCGTGCGGTGGGTGCCGTCTACAAGCAAGAAGAGATGATTCAAAAAACGGCGGTGGAACTTCAATCGGCAGTGGAAATTATCAATGAGACGATCAAAATGGTGGGACTTACTTTAACCCAAGTGAAAGAACAACGTGGGCAAATTAATGCGCTCAAAGATGTAAACAGCAACCTGTTGAAAGAATCTGAGGAACTGAAACAGTCCATATCGAGCCATATGGACAAAAAGGAAATTCTTTTAGATTCCTTCGCGGAGAAATTGGAACACATGAAGAGCAGCCTATTAGAGATGACGAAAAAGCCGGAGATTCTTTCGTTAGATCCGGATCTGCATGCTCGCCTGTTAAAATCTTTTTTGAAAGAGCATCCGGATCTTTCCGCCATATGGTCGAACCGGGCGGACGGCACCTTTATATTCTCAGAGCCGGCGGCCGGGCTATTAAATGCGAAACAGAGGGAATGGTGGCAGGGGGCGATGAGGGAAGGATTTTTCGTTTCAAGGGTTTACGTCTCCGCCATTACGAAACTCCCCTGCATTACCGTCTCCGCAGCGATTTCAAATCCTGCAGGGGAGAGGATTGGGGTACTCGGCGTTGATCTCTCCGTTTAA
- a CDS encoding glycosyltransferase, with the protein MSDSVRLSLCMIVKNEADCIARCLESAGPLVDEIIVVDTGSTDGTDAICRSLGAKVFSFRWNDDFSEARNYSLSLAQGEWILWLDADEEIEASPDELRELTASEAYDLYSFRLNNYYGARADRNQVITIAHPRLFRNRIGFRFHQRIHETLNVEEVLPGPDQKERIGSAPITIWHYGYLDDYVKKKGKAERNLSLLKEEVAKNENDPWLHYHLAAEYYRAQKFNLSFQHVNRSIILFILANQTPPSLLYKLKYSILLSMRSFEGAYPAIEKAIALYPDYVDLIFYKAVILLHLDKPLEAIGALDRCLEIGEQNLKHLTQKGLGSFQAWYCKGLCYEKLNDLETAERCYRNALALTPNHSEAEAALVRLKRDSN; encoded by the coding sequence TTGAGCGACTCAGTACGATTATCCCTTTGCATGATTGTCAAAAATGAGGCGGATTGCATCGCCAGGTGTCTGGAGAGCGCCGGACCTCTCGTCGATGAAATCATTGTTGTGGATACGGGTTCCACCGATGGAACCGATGCCATATGCCGGTCTTTGGGGGCAAAAGTATTTTCTTTCAGGTGGAATGACGATTTTTCCGAAGCGCGCAATTATAGCCTCTCCCTGGCGCAGGGAGAATGGATTTTATGGCTCGACGCGGACGAGGAGATCGAGGCAAGCCCGGATGAGTTGCGGGAACTGACTGCGTCCGAAGCCTATGATCTGTACTCCTTTCGGTTAAACAATTATTACGGAGCCCGGGCGGATCGGAACCAAGTGATTACGATCGCACATCCGCGGTTGTTCCGGAACCGGATCGGATTCCGCTTTCACCAACGAATCCATGAAACGCTCAATGTGGAGGAAGTCTTGCCCGGACCCGATCAGAAGGAGCGGATTGGGTCCGCACCCATTACGATATGGCATTATGGCTATTTGGATGATTACGTGAAAAAGAAGGGGAAGGCGGAGCGGAATCTCTCTCTATTAAAAGAGGAAGTGGCTAAAAACGAAAACGATCCTTGGCTTCATTATCATTTGGCGGCCGAATATTACCGCGCTCAAAAATTTAACTTATCGTTCCAGCATGTGAACCGGTCGATCATCTTGTTTATTTTGGCCAACCAGACTCCGCCTTCGCTGCTCTACAAATTGAAATATTCTATTTTGCTCAGCATGAGAAGCTTCGAGGGCGCATACCCGGCGATTGAAAAAGCCATAGCGCTGTATCCCGATTATGTCGACCTGATTTTTTATAAAGCCGTCATTTTGCTTCATCTCGACAAACCCTTGGAAGCCATAGGCGCACTGGATCGCTGTCTGGAAATCGGAGAGCAAAACCTGAAGCATTTGACGCAGAAAGGGTTAGGAAGCTTTCAGGCTTGGTATTGCAAAGGGTTATGCTACGAAAAATTGAACGATTTGGAAACGGCGGAAAGATGTTACCGGAATGCCTTGGCGTTAACCCCAAACCATTCGGAAGCCGAAGCGGCCTTGGTCCGTTTGAAACGCGACTCGAATTAG
- a CDS encoding arginase family protein: MNLQVTVLNFDETYKFQRQFKRPIYEWIDLSDIRSTNRYCEMDSLSKIQQRVKKRKNRGITFLGSGNYHYVSLLFLSEIAEPFTLILFDHHTDMMEAPSCSIISCGSWVLQALDRLPMLHKVIIVGAEKELENQIPPHMREKVSMFLNESSGTIDSLSHRIVSHIPTRTVYISIDKDVLDRTEVVTDWDQGNMKIHELVRLVRSILSHYTVSGVDICGEYPLSPLEILQAESEPCIRKNELANRLILDTIMNSCEGALPSGQSVCSSYGRAFPRELT; the protein is encoded by the coding sequence ATGAATCTCCAAGTCACGGTTTTGAACTTTGATGAAACCTATAAGTTTCAAAGACAGTTTAAACGCCCCATTTATGAGTGGATTGATCTTTCCGATATTCGCAGCACGAATCGGTATTGTGAAATGGATTCACTTTCAAAAATCCAGCAAAGAGTGAAAAAACGGAAAAACAGGGGCATTACCTTCCTGGGGAGTGGAAATTACCATTATGTCTCTCTGCTGTTTTTATCTGAAATTGCCGAACCTTTTACGTTAATCTTGTTTGACCATCATACCGATATGATGGAAGCTCCTTCCTGCTCAATCATCTCTTGTGGTTCATGGGTCTTACAGGCGCTCGACCGTCTCCCGATGCTTCATAAAGTGATCATCGTAGGTGCGGAGAAGGAATTAGAGAATCAGATTCCTCCGCATATGCGGGAAAAAGTTTCGATGTTTTTGAACGAATCTTCAGGAACCATCGATTCGCTAAGCCACAGGATCGTTTCTCACATTCCAACAAGAACTGTTTATATCAGCATCGACAAGGATGTGTTAGATCGAACTGAAGTTGTCACCGATTGGGACCAAGGAAACATGAAAATTCATGAGCTTGTTCGGCTGGTGAGATCCATTTTGTCTCATTATACCGTTTCCGGCGTGGATATCTGCGGAGAATATCCGCTCTCTCCTCTGGAAATCCTTCAGGCGGAGAGCGAACCATGCATTCGGAAAAATGAATTGGCCAACCGCCTGATTTTGGATACGATCATGAATTCCTGTGAGGGGGCACTTCCATCAGGACAATCCGTATGTTCATCTTACGGAAGAGCTTTCCCCCGTGAACTTACATAA
- a CDS encoding GDP-mannose 4,6-dehydratase, which produces MKTALITGITGQDGAYLAEFLLKKGYHVLGMLPQRSSTSLWRLDDLGITEQIRFVPGDVTDISSMLKIIKQYKPGEIYNLAAQSFVGSAWQQPILTCNVTGMGVLNLLEAVRLSQCDCKIYQASSSEMFGFVQQPVQDERTPFYPRSPYGVAKLFGHWMTVNYRESYGFFACSGILFNHESPLRSLHFVTRKVTHAVARIVHGLQSKVKLGNLDASRDWGFAGDYVEAMWLMLQQDKPDDFVIATGRAVSVRHMCQTAFDCVGLDYSDYVETDPTLFRPAEVDTLLGDPSKAKKILGWEAKTSFEETIRMMVEADLKRVREQFGPKKGTHAP; this is translated from the coding sequence ATGAAAACCGCATTGATTACCGGAATTACCGGACAGGACGGCGCATATCTGGCGGAATTTCTGCTCAAGAAAGGATACCATGTTTTGGGTATGCTGCCTCAGCGTAGTTCTACCTCCTTATGGAGACTTGACGATCTGGGGATCACCGAACAAATCCGCTTTGTCCCGGGAGATGTGACGGATATTTCTTCTATGCTGAAAATAATAAAACAATACAAACCGGGCGAAATCTATAATCTCGCGGCACAAAGTTTTGTCGGAAGTGCGTGGCAACAACCGATATTAACCTGTAATGTGACGGGTATGGGTGTTCTGAATTTGTTGGAAGCGGTGCGCCTATCTCAATGCGACTGTAAAATTTATCAAGCATCTTCGAGTGAAATGTTCGGTTTTGTTCAACAACCCGTTCAGGATGAAAGAACGCCATTTTATCCCCGGAGTCCTTACGGGGTCGCCAAGTTGTTCGGCCATTGGATGACCGTGAATTACCGGGAAAGCTACGGTTTTTTTGCCTGCAGCGGGATTTTGTTCAACCATGAATCTCCGCTAAGAAGTTTGCATTTTGTCACCAGAAAGGTAACCCATGCCGTCGCGAGGATCGTTCATGGACTTCAGAGCAAAGTGAAGCTCGGAAATCTTGACGCATCCCGGGATTGGGGATTTGCCGGCGATTACGTGGAAGCCATGTGGTTGATGCTGCAGCAAGACAAACCCGACGATTTTGTGATCGCCACGGGAAGAGCCGTTTCCGTGCGGCACATGTGTCAAACGGCTTTTGACTGCGTTGGCCTGGATTATTCTGATTACGTTGAAACGGATCCCACATTGTTCAGACCTGCCGAGGTGGACACCTTGCTTGGAGATCCCTCAAAAGCTAAAAAAATATTAGGGTGGGAAGCAAAAACAAGCTTCGAAGAGACGATCCGAATGATGGTGGAGGCAGATTTGAAAAGGGTGAGGGAACAATTCGGTCCGAAGAAAGGAACTCATGCGCCATGA
- a CDS encoding sugar phosphate nucleotidyltransferase, whose translation MRMIVLSGGTGKRLWPLSHPSFPKQFIRLFDDGKGQLESILQRNLRLLQTVTVADHIFVSSVASQYDLLTAQIPREISIILDPYGRDTFPAIALACAYLYTEKGMTWEEIVCFSPADLYVEETFYQDILELERMIDWTRTSVVLAGVEPTGPLDKYGYIVPGQPESNMKIYPVERFIEKPDRELARDLISRHALWNSGVFVFPLGFVIEHLKAYGFPTDYRELREKYHRLPKISFDYAILEKTKNIQVMTYGGQWFDVGSREQMIQLLNPSSIGSKMICHQTRESYVVNTSSLPLIVIGVSNLLIAVSDQGILIADKTKTDKVKTLLEQHQYGGFP comes from the coding sequence ATGAGAATGATCGTTCTTTCGGGAGGGACGGGAAAAAGGCTCTGGCCTCTGTCTCATCCCTCTTTCCCCAAGCAATTCATTCGACTTTTTGATGACGGAAAAGGGCAGCTCGAATCCATTCTTCAACGAAACCTACGTTTGTTGCAGACGGTAACGGTAGCGGATCATATTTTCGTCTCCTCGGTGGCTTCCCAATATGATTTGTTAACCGCTCAAATCCCCAGAGAGATTTCCATCATTTTGGATCCGTACGGAAGGGATACGTTTCCGGCGATCGCTCTGGCCTGCGCTTACTTGTATACAGAAAAAGGAATGACATGGGAGGAAATCGTTTGTTTCTCTCCGGCGGATCTTTATGTGGAAGAGACGTTTTATCAAGATATTCTGGAACTGGAGCGAATGATCGACTGGACCCGAACCTCTGTCGTTTTGGCGGGAGTCGAACCGACGGGTCCACTGGATAAATACGGCTATATTGTACCCGGCCAGCCGGAGTCGAACATGAAGATATATCCAGTGGAGCGGTTCATTGAGAAGCCGGACAGGGAGCTTGCCCGCGACCTCATCTCCCGGCATGCCTTATGGAACAGCGGCGTATTCGTATTTCCCCTCGGTTTTGTCATCGAGCATCTGAAAGCGTATGGTTTTCCTACGGATTATAGAGAATTAAGGGAGAAGTATCATAGGCTCCCGAAAATCAGTTTTGATTATGCGATTCTCGAAAAAACAAAGAACATTCAGGTGATGACATACGGTGGACAATGGTTTGATGTCGGCAGCAGGGAACAAATGATTCAATTGTTGAACCCCTCTTCCATCGGGTCAAAGATGATCTGTCATCAAACCCGCGAATCATATGTCGTCAATACGTCGAGTCTTCCTCTAATTGTCATCGGCGTCTCCAACCTCTTGATAGCCGTTAGCGACCAGGGGATATTAATCGCGGACAAAACGAAAACCGACAAAGTGAAAACTCTCTTGGAACAACACCAGTACGGCGGATTCCCTTGA